A part of Rhodamnia argentea isolate NSW1041297 chromosome 8, ASM2092103v1, whole genome shotgun sequence genomic DNA contains:
- the LOC115728006 gene encoding DNA replication complex GINS protein PSF2 has product MAVQSEPDYSLFTAQEIEFVAEDELIEIVPNMRMDPLNLICGDFGPFLPQIAAQVPLWLAVALKKRGKCTIRPPEWMSVEKLTRVLEAERDSEREFQLLPFHYVEISRLLFDHARDDIPDIYMVRSLIEDIRDVRFHKVQSSLETFDGRTSAVQIKSLSAMEVNIVRPFVARALQSFQKLDSLLPETDSTPNNQPQEADKASKGRRVLRGR; this is encoded by the exons ATGGCGGTCCAGTCCGAGCCCGACTACTCTCTCTTCACAGCCCAAGAG ATCGAGTTCGTCGCGGAGGATGAATTGATCGAGATTGTGCCCAACATGCGGATGGATCCTCTCAATTTGATCTGC GGTGATTTCGGTCCTTTTCTTCCGCAAATAGCCGCTCAAGTGCCTCTGTGGCTAGCTGTGGCTTTGAAGAAGAGAGGCAAGTGCACGATTCGGCCTCCTGAATGGATGTCTGTGG AAAAACTTACCCGTGTTTTGGAAGCTGAACGAGATTCTGAAAGAGAATTTCAGTTGCTGCCATTCCATTATGTGGAAATTTCAAGACTTCTTTTTGACCA CGCACGGGACGACATTCCTGATATTTATATG GTGAGGTCTCTCATTGAGGATATAAGGGATGTAAGATTTCATAAAGTGCAAAGCAGCCTGGAGACATTTGATGGTCGAACATCAGCAGTACAA ATAAAATCCTTATCGGCAATGGAGGTGAATATAGTTCGTCCCTTTGTCGCGAGAGCCCTACAGTCATTCCAGAAGCTTGATAGTCTGCTGCCGGAGACAGATTCCACACCCAACAATCAACCGCAAGAAGCAGATAAAGCCTCAAAAGGACGA CGCGTCCTGCGAGGAAGGTGA